TATCGATGCATCATAACAATCCCAAGTCTGGAGTCCTCCTAGACAGGATTCTTTGTTAAGAAAGAAATGACTGGCCATCCTTCTTAAAATCCTCTTCTACTTTCCAGTAGCGCCTTCTGGATATTATCCTGCTTCGAGTAACCTCCTGATGTCGTAGTACCACGGCTTTCCATCTGGCTCTTCATCTACATGGAAATAGTATGCTTATTGATCGTGTATCTCCACGTTGATGGGATCGATGTAATTCCTATCTGGATGCTGGATCACTGAGGATATTATCGCCAAGGCACCGGTAAACTTATTTTGAATTCGAGGGACATGTTTGAACTTAATCTTCGTGAACCTTCTACTCAGCTCCTTGACACATTGGACATAAGGAAGGATTTTGACATTCTAGGTGGTCCATTTTCCTTGTACCTGATGGATCAACAGATCTGAATCTCCTATCACCAATAACTCTTTAATGTCCATGTCTACTGAATGTAAGCCccatattatgttatgttattcgTGCAAGGAAACCTAATCTTCGCTGATATCGAATAATGTTGAACTATTTCTGAAACTAGGACTGCTCCAATTCCGACTCCTTTGAAGTTCACTGCTCCATCGAAGAACATTATCCATCCATCATACGGCTCTGAGATGTCTTCTCCTACAAACAACACCTCTTCATTAGGAAAGTAGGTATTGAGTGGCATATAATCTTGATCCACTGGATTTTCTGCGAAGTAATCAGCCAAAGCTTGTCCTTTGACAGCTTTCTGTGTCATGTAcataatgtcaaactcactcaacaaaATCTACCATTTTGCCAATTTTCCAGTAGACATTGGCTTCTGAAAGATGTACTTGAGTGGATCCATTTTTGTGATCAAGTACGTGGTATACGCAGACAGGTAGTGCCATAACTTTTGCGCGACCCAAGTCAATACGCAACAAGTCCGCTCCAACAATGTATACCTAGCTTCACATGGTGTGAACTTCTTACTCAGGTAATAAATGGCTTGCTCTCTCCTCCCTGTATCATCATGCTGCCCTAACACATATCCAAATACATTATCCCTAACAGATAGATATAACAGCAACGGCTTTCCCAGTTCTGGTGGAACCAGTATTCGTGGCTTAGACAAATACTCTTTAATTTTGTCAAAACCcttctgacattcttcagtccatccGATGGCGGCATCCTTCATCAATAATTTGAATATTGGTTCACAAATTATTATGGACTGGGCTATAAACCGACTTATGTAATTGAGTCTTCCGAGGAAGATCATTACGTCCTTTTTGATCTTAGGAGGTGGTTAGTCTTGGATTTCCTTTATGTTGGACGGATCCTACTCTATACCTCTCCTACTAACAATGAATCCCAATAACTTTACTGTAGGAACTTCAAAGGCGCATGTAGCTGGATTCAACTTTAGGTCGTACCTTTACCGTCTTTTGAAGAACTTTTGTAAGTCATCCAGGTGATATGAACCCTTTTTGGACTTAATAATGATGTCATCCACATACACCTAGATCTCTTTGtggatcatatcatgaaaaagAGTTGTTATTGCCCTCATGTATGTTGCACCAGCATTCTTGAGTCCAAATGGCTTACCCTGTAGCAGTATACTCTCCATAGAGTGATAAAGGCTATCTTTTCTGCATCATCCTCGTTCATCAAGATGTGATGGTAtcccataaaataattaataaatgacTGCAACTCATGTTTTGCGCAGTTATCGATAAGAATGTGAATGTTTTGgagaggaaaatcatctttcgaactAGACTTGTTGAGATCCCGATAATCCATACATATTCTTATCTTCCCATCCTTTTTCAGTACTAGCATGGTATTGTCCAGCCAGGTGGGATAAGTTGTGACCCTCACGACGTTGgcttttatttgtttggtcactTTCTCCTTAATTTTCAAACTCAAATCGGGTTTGAATTTCCTCGTCTTTTGCTTTACAGGCAGACACGCAGGGTTAGTTGGTAGTCGATGCGAGACGATATCAGTGCTTAATCCAGGCATGTCATCGTAAGACCAAGCAAATACATCGATGTATTGCTTGAGCAGACTTATTAATTCCTTCTTCATTTCAACCTCCAAGTGTAGGCTGACTCGTGTTTCTTTTATTGTTTCTACATCACCCAAATTAATGACTTCAGTTTTGTCTATATTAGGCTTCTTCTAACTTTTTAGTTGCTCGATCTCTTGCAACAGGTTTTGAGGCATCATGCTTTCATCGTACTCCTCATAATCTTGCTCATCGCTTATATTTTGCTCAACAGATTCATTATATGTCATAATCGTGGTATGAGGATTTTGATTAATATTTGCATTGAAAAGTATAAAAAGCgagtaaagtaaatagatattgaaaatagaaaaataagttttgaaaataaggacTTTTATTAGCAAAAGCACTGGGCTTTGGCAAGAGACAAGTGGCAAAAAGAGCTTCGGCATGATTCAAGCCTCAATTGATCATgctaacaaaataattttttttaaagcaaCAATAATCCCGCACTACCAAAACTCCAGACAGAATAGGGATGGCCTGATGGTCCAGTTCTGCAAAACTTCTCCAGGCTCGGCATCACGGATTGTGAGCTTCTTGAAATCTATCTCCAATTCTCCTTCACTCATGGCCACAAATAGATTTCCTATCCCTTTTATGATATTTTCATCAACTGTTTCCCCTGAAACTGGGACTTGGGCTGGCACAAATACCGTCACTCCAAATCCTTCACCGCAGGCTCCTCAAAAAATAGTCCTATATCCAAGACCTATAGTACCTCTTTGATGCTTTAGCTGGATTGGCTCGACTATACTATCGGCTCTTGGTCCTAGCCCTGTCTTGGGTTGATACCCATATTTTAACATCTCCGACGTAACTATCTTTTCAACACTCAACATTTTCCCCTCAGCTGGTTCTATCTTCTCGTTGGTCCTTGAAGCTTGCATGATCTCCAGGGTATGAAAAGTTTCTCCATCTAATTACTCGGTGACCGGGAATGAATTGACAGAATAGATAGGATGACTGATCCCTCCTTGGATAGTAACTTCTGTGTGACCCCACTCAAACTTTACGCAGTGATGAAGAGTGGAAGGAATGGCTCTTGCCATATGGAACCATGGCCTTCCCAACATCAGGTTATAGCTAAACAACACATCCATGACCTGAAAGAGGGTAGAAAATTCTGTCGGTCCAATCTGCAGTGTCAAGTAAATTTCTTCGAAGACACTCCTTTGTGACCCATCAAAGGCTCTGACCTTCACCCGACTCTCTCTTATATCTTCTATATTCACACCCAAATCCTTTAGATTGGAGAACGAACAAATATTGTAACCCGAGTTCACAATTTTGTCATGATATCTAACTGTAATATGGAGTGTTTATTTGTGTGCAGCCCCCTCTGACGGTAACTTATCATCAAGGAAAGAGACCTAATTTGCCTCTACCACTAGCCTAACTACTGCAGCCAAAGTCTCGCTAATGGTCTCCTTTGGTATGGAAAACCCACACAACACTTCCATCAAAGCATTTCTGTGGACTTCGAAATTCATAAGCAAAGACATAACAGATATATGGGTCGGTGTCTTCTTGAGCTCTTCTTCAACTGAACAGTCCTTGGGCTgcatcttttttcaaaattatacaTCTTCAGCATCTGTAATATTTCTCTTGGGGTTCTGATCTTTCCCGAGAACTCCACGATTTGGTTCCTCTAGCGCATAACACCTTTCTGATCTAGTTATCCATTGAGTTACAGCAGCGTGTATCATCTTGCCCTTGGCTTTTTCTCGATAGTCCCATGGGACTGCTTTAGTATCATAGTCGGGCCTTCTAGTGGATAATGTAGTCACTATAACTCTCGACAGGTAGGTCTGAATAGTTATAGGCTCCCTTAACTGAATTGTGATAAACTTCTATGATGGGGATGCAGTGGCAATTTCTTCTGAGTTCTATGTGGGCACAATAGTTTCTTCCGAATCCTCCTTTAGAGTAATCATATTGAATTCCCAATTTTCATGATTTGGCAAGGGGTATCATTCACATTTGGAGCTGTGGAGGCGTATTTGATTATACCCCTCCTTATCAGGGACTCAATTTGGTTCTTCAAGATGTAGCAGTCTTCTGTGTCATGCCCCTGGACTCCTGAGTGATAGGCGCAGTGCTTGCTACCATCGAAGTTTTAAGAGGTTGGATCAGAGGTTTTTCCCTCAATTGGATACAACAAACCAGCTGCCCTCAATCTCTCAAACAAATGGGCGAAAGGCTCTATGTATAGGTGCGGGTATTTTGGCTTTAAAGTTTTGATGTGGTTTAGGCACATAGGCTGGTCTATTTTGGTGGGCTGGAGCTTAGACAGGGGTATATAGTCTCGGTGAATTTTGATATGCTGGAGCTCGAGGTGGATTGTAATGCGGTTGAGTATTATGCACTAGGACATATGCAATAATTTAGGGGTCATTAGGG
The Capsicum annuum cultivar UCD-10X-F1 chromosome 6, UCD10Xv1.1, whole genome shotgun sequence DNA segment above includes these coding regions:
- the LOC124899472 gene encoding uncharacterized protein LOC124899472 — protein: MKKELISLLKQYIDVFAWSYDDMPGLSTDIVSHRLPTNPACLPVKQKTRKFKPDLSLKIKEKVTKQIKANVVRVTTYPTWLDNTMLVLKKDGKIRICMDYRDLNKSSSKDDFPLQNIHILIDNCAKHELQSFINYFMGYHHILMNEDDAEKIAFITLWRVYCYRDAAIGWTEECQKGFDKIKEYLSKPRILVPPELGKPLLLYLSVRDNVFGYVLGQHDDTGRREQAIYYLSKKFTPCEARYTLLERTCCVLTWVAQKLWHYLSAYTTYLITKMDPLKYIFQKPMSTGKLKAVKGQALADYFAENPVDQDYMPLNTYFPNEEVLFVGEDISEPYDGWIMFFDGAVNFKGVGIGAVLVSEIVQHYSISAKIRFPCTNNIT